A single window of Jiangella alkaliphila DNA harbors:
- a CDS encoding TadE/TadG family type IV pilus assembly protein, protein MTARRLRSDGERGAIAIFAVVIVMALFLAIGLVVDGGGQIRAMQRANAMAAEAGRTAAQAVIIDGDGAGHPTIDFARACSAATDYVTSAGGQPTGCRRVDDTTVQVDTAITYDNVFLSLIGQPTSQATGSAQVRLARGVGTEQ, encoded by the coding sequence ATGACGGCCCGGCGGTTGCGGTCCGATGGCGAACGGGGCGCCATCGCGATCTTCGCCGTGGTCATCGTCATGGCGTTGTTCCTGGCCATCGGGCTCGTCGTCGACGGCGGCGGCCAGATCCGGGCCATGCAGCGGGCCAACGCCATGGCCGCCGAGGCCGGCCGCACGGCCGCCCAGGCGGTCATCATCGACGGCGACGGCGCCGGTCACCCGACCATCGACTTCGCCCGGGCCTGCAGCGCCGCCACCGACTACGTCACGTCAGCGGGCGGCCAGCCCACCGGCTGCCGCCGCGTCGACGACACGACGGTGCAGGTCGACACCGCGATCACCTACGACAACGTCTTCCTGTCCCTGATCGGGCAGCCGACGTCCCAGGCCACTGGCAGCGCGCAGGTACGCCTCGCGCGCGGCGTCGGAACGGAACAGTGA
- a CDS encoding TadE family protein — MSAQVARRERGSATVELAVVAPGLLMIIALLVLGGRVTIAGGSVEHAAAEAARTASIARTESDAQFQGRNAAEASLEQQDLLCVGGPSIEIDTSQFSRPPGEPATVSATVTCRVQLSDVAIPGLPGSREITETVESPLDTYRMRG; from the coding sequence ATGTCCGCGCAGGTAGCACGCAGAGAGCGCGGCTCGGCCACCGTCGAGCTGGCGGTGGTCGCGCCCGGCCTGCTGATGATCATCGCGCTGCTGGTGCTGGGCGGGCGGGTCACCATCGCCGGTGGCTCGGTCGAGCACGCCGCGGCCGAGGCGGCGCGCACCGCGTCCATCGCCCGCACCGAGAGCGACGCGCAGTTCCAGGGCCGCAACGCCGCCGAGGCGTCGCTGGAACAGCAGGACCTCCTGTGTGTCGGCGGACCGTCCATCGAGATCGACACCAGCCAGTTCAGCCGGCCGCCCGGCGAGCCGGCCACCGTCTCGGCCACGGTCACCTGCCGGGTCCAGCTCTCCGACGTCGCCATCCCTGGGCTGCCCGGCTCGCGGGAGATCACCGAGACGGTCGAGAGCCCGCTCGACACCTACAGGATGCGCGGATGA
- a CDS encoding TadE/TadG family type IV pilus assembly protein: MSRRPRDGQRRRPRRRLPGRPERGAATLELVVLFPVVLLITFGVIEGALWYHARNVALAAAEEGVRVATGNGGSLDAGVAEARTFAQEAGSDGVLSSITVSGNGGDVEVTITVEGSSQSLFPGWSGHQVSQSASGPVERFTGPD, translated from the coding sequence ATGAGCCGCCGGCCACGTGACGGGCAGCGGCGTCGGCCCCGACGCCGCCTCCCCGGACGTCCCGAACGAGGCGCGGCGACGCTGGAGCTCGTAGTCCTGTTCCCGGTCGTCCTGCTGATCACCTTCGGTGTCATCGAGGGTGCGTTGTGGTATCACGCCCGCAACGTCGCCCTCGCGGCCGCCGAGGAAGGCGTGCGCGTGGCCACCGGCAACGGCGGGTCGCTCGACGCCGGCGTCGCCGAGGCCCGCACGTTCGCCCAGGAGGCCGGCTCCGACGGCGTGCTCAGCAGCATCACCGTCAGCGGCAACGGAGGCGACGTCGAGGTCACCATCACCGTCGAGGGCTCGTCGCAGAGCCTGTTCCCCGGCTGGTCCGGGCACCAGGTCTCGCAGTCGGCCAGCGGCCCGGTCGAGCGCTTCACCGGGCCGGACTGA
- a CDS encoding type II secretion system F family protein, with the protein MIWELGILAGALAGLGLALVVRELVPAQPHLRATLGRLHDTGTETTRSLEPQTSQGSSLFQDRLGRFLEQRLPTLVGFRLPRQELDLLRIPAYRYYGEKALWALLGLAFPAILTLTLAITGISLPFTVPAFVGLILAVVMWFLPDIETRSKANNAREEFTRALGAYIDLVALERAGGAGSTQALENAAEVGDSWVFQRLREELARARWSGTTPWEGLHTLSVQLGVNDLDDLADIMRLSGEEGATVYESLRARASGLRDATLSAEHARANADSERMVMPVALLGVVFMALLAAPTVMRMLE; encoded by the coding sequence ATGATCTGGGAACTCGGCATACTCGCCGGCGCGCTGGCCGGGCTCGGCCTGGCACTGGTGGTGCGCGAACTGGTCCCGGCGCAGCCGCACCTGCGGGCCACGCTGGGCCGGCTGCACGACACCGGCACCGAGACCACGCGGTCGCTGGAGCCGCAGACCAGCCAGGGCAGCTCGCTGTTCCAGGACCGCCTCGGCCGGTTCCTCGAGCAGCGGCTGCCGACGCTGGTGGGCTTCCGGCTGCCGCGTCAGGAACTGGACCTGCTGCGCATCCCCGCCTATCGGTACTACGGCGAGAAGGCGCTGTGGGCGCTGCTCGGGCTGGCGTTCCCGGCCATCCTGACGCTGACGCTGGCCATCACCGGCATCTCGCTGCCGTTCACGGTGCCGGCGTTCGTCGGCCTCATCCTCGCCGTCGTCATGTGGTTCCTGCCCGACATCGAGACCAGGTCGAAGGCGAACAACGCCCGCGAGGAGTTCACCCGGGCACTCGGCGCCTACATCGACCTCGTGGCGCTCGAGCGGGCCGGCGGCGCCGGGTCGACCCAGGCGCTGGAGAACGCCGCCGAGGTGGGCGACTCCTGGGTGTTCCAGCGGCTGCGCGAAGAGCTGGCCCGGGCCCGGTGGTCCGGCACGACGCCGTGGGAGGGCCTGCACACACTCTCGGTGCAACTCGGCGTCAACGACCTCGACGACCTCGCCGACATCATGCGGCTGTCCGGCGAAGAGGGCGCCACGGTCTACGAGAGCCTGCGCGCCCGCGCCAGCGGACTGCGTGACGCCACCCTGTCGGCGGAGCACGCCCGCGCCAATGCCGACAGCGAACGAATGGTCATGCCCGTCGCACTTCTGGGCGTGGTTTTCATGGCACTACTGGCGGCTCCGACGGTGATGCGTATGCTCGAATAA
- a CDS encoding type II secretion system F family protein produces the protein MTPFAAALAAILVLGGVLVIVLGLIPQPVRARPATSGQRIKARFISLTGGRNPAARQLRILLGIGLAGGMVAWLLTGWLILVVLVPAALIGLPALLAPPPSATPVVKLEAMEEWTRSLAGVLTVGVGLEQAITATMKSTPDALRPEVTTLVARLRARWPTVAALRAFADDLADATGDLIASSLILGATRRGAGLAAVLEGLAATVAQDVQVRRKIEADRSKPRTTARMVTLITLVVLGFMTFNSAYIEPYGSAIGQIILIVLLSCYVLCLLWMRQITKPRPLPRIMGWDLRSSSGPTRAEAR, from the coding sequence GTGACGCCGTTCGCCGCGGCGCTCGCGGCGATCCTGGTGCTGGGCGGGGTGCTCGTGATCGTGCTCGGGCTGATCCCGCAGCCGGTGCGGGCGCGCCCGGCCACGTCCGGGCAGCGGATCAAGGCCAGGTTCATCAGCCTGACCGGCGGCCGCAACCCCGCCGCACGGCAGCTGCGCATCCTGCTCGGCATCGGCCTGGCCGGCGGCATGGTCGCCTGGCTGCTCACCGGCTGGCTGATCCTTGTCGTGCTGGTGCCGGCCGCCCTCATCGGCCTGCCCGCGCTGCTCGCGCCGCCGCCGTCGGCCACCCCGGTCGTCAAGCTCGAGGCGATGGAGGAGTGGACGCGGTCGCTGGCCGGCGTCCTCACGGTCGGCGTCGGGCTGGAGCAGGCCATCACCGCGACCATGAAGTCGACCCCCGACGCGCTGCGGCCGGAGGTGACGACGCTGGTGGCGCGGCTGCGCGCCCGCTGGCCGACGGTCGCGGCGCTGCGCGCGTTCGCCGACGACCTCGCCGACGCCACCGGCGACCTCATCGCGTCGTCGCTGATCCTGGGTGCGACGCGGCGCGGTGCCGGCCTCGCGGCGGTGCTGGAGGGGCTGGCGGCGACGGTGGCGCAGGACGTCCAGGTGCGGCGCAAGATCGAGGCCGACCGGTCCAAGCCGCGCACCACGGCGCGCATGGTCACGCTCATCACGCTGGTCGTGCTCGGGTTCATGACGTTCAACAGCGCCTACATCGAGCCGTACGGCTCGGCCATCGGGCAGATCATCCTCATCGTGCTGCTCAGCTGCTACGTGCTGTGCCTGCTGTGGATGCGGCAGATCACCAAGCCCCGCCCGCTGCCTCGGATCATGGGCTGGGACCTGCGCTCGTCCAGCGGACCGACCCGGGCGGAGGCGCGATGA
- a CDS encoding CpaF family protein, whose protein sequence is MADPTNAAASLENLPLFTEPNGGNGSGDEWGDTHHSLSGPGQTDLRRSLQARLASATAQRGRGGPSGQHARRDDDLTALERNGGVLRPMGRGGEVDWGLVRAYREQAADQLAHALRSREGLDDAGRRELGRSIVVELLADHAERALTKGLPIITPDEQIQLADAIMAALFGLGRLQPLVDDPGIENIEINGHDNVHLIYDDGRIVEGPPVADSDEELIETLSFLATRTGTNERPFSPSNPRLHLRLRDGSRLAATAWITPRPVAVIRKHRLTDIGVKELVDLDMLSPAAAAFLSTAVRARKSLVVSGAQGAGKTTLVRALTNELDPMERIGTIETEYELHLHDMPERHRRIVAWEARPGSGERGPDGRAIGEITLDDLVFDSLRMNLSRLIVGEVRGREVLPMFKAMQSGAGSLSTTHAHSARAAIERLVTCAMEAGQHVTESFAYRQIAEHIDLIVQIELVDQSYAGGKRSRYISEIIAIEPGEHGLPAVTDVFQPGADGRAVPGTPPIWLGDLERVGFNPRLLDHGGAP, encoded by the coding sequence ATGGCTGACCCCACGAACGCCGCGGCCAGCCTGGAGAACCTGCCGCTGTTCACGGAGCCGAACGGCGGGAACGGCTCCGGCGACGAGTGGGGCGACACCCATCACTCGCTGAGCGGCCCGGGCCAGACCGACCTGCGCCGGTCGCTGCAGGCCCGGCTCGCCTCCGCCACGGCGCAGCGCGGCCGCGGCGGGCCCAGCGGCCAGCACGCCCGCCGCGACGACGACCTCACCGCACTCGAGCGCAACGGCGGCGTGCTGCGGCCGATGGGCCGCGGGGGTGAGGTCGACTGGGGCCTGGTCCGCGCCTACCGCGAGCAGGCCGCCGACCAGCTGGCGCACGCGCTGCGCAGCCGCGAGGGCCTCGACGACGCCGGCCGGCGCGAGCTGGGCCGCAGCATCGTGGTGGAACTGCTCGCCGACCACGCCGAGCGGGCGCTCACCAAGGGCCTGCCGATCATCACGCCCGACGAGCAGATCCAGCTGGCTGACGCGATCATGGCCGCGCTGTTCGGGCTCGGCCGGCTGCAGCCGCTGGTCGACGACCCCGGCATCGAGAACATCGAGATCAACGGGCACGACAACGTCCACCTGATCTACGACGACGGCCGCATCGTCGAGGGCCCGCCGGTGGCCGACAGCGACGAAGAGCTGATCGAGACGCTGTCGTTCCTGGCCACCCGAACGGGCACCAACGAGCGGCCGTTCTCACCGTCGAACCCGCGGCTGCACCTGCGGCTGCGGGACGGGTCGCGGCTCGCGGCCACCGCGTGGATCACCCCGCGGCCGGTCGCCGTCATCCGCAAGCACCGGCTCACCGACATCGGCGTCAAGGAACTGGTCGACCTCGACATGCTCAGCCCGGCCGCGGCGGCGTTCCTCTCCACCGCCGTCCGCGCCCGCAAGAGCCTGGTGGTCTCCGGCGCGCAGGGCGCGGGCAAGACGACGCTGGTGCGCGCGCTGACCAACGAGCTGGACCCGATGGAGCGCATCGGCACCATCGAGACCGAGTACGAACTGCACCTGCACGACATGCCCGAGCGGCACCGGCGCATCGTGGCCTGGGAGGCGCGGCCGGGCAGCGGCGAGCGCGGGCCCGACGGCCGCGCCATCGGCGAGATCACGCTCGATGACCTCGTGTTCGACTCGTTGCGCATGAACCTGTCCAGGCTCATCGTCGGCGAGGTGCGCGGCCGCGAGGTGCTGCCGATGTTCAAGGCCATGCAGTCCGGCGCCGGATCGCTCTCGACGACGCACGCGCATTCCGCCCGGGCGGCGATCGAGCGTCTGGTCACCTGTGCCATGGAGGCCGGGCAGCACGTCACGGAGTCCTTCGCGTACCGGCAGATCGCCGAGCACATCGACCTCATCGTCCAGATCGAGCTGGTCGACCAGAGCTACGCCGGCGGCAAGCGGTCGCGGTACATCAGCGAGATCATCGCCATCGAGCCGGGCGAGCACGGCCTGCCCGCCGTCACCGACGTGTTCCAGCCCGGCGCCGACGGCCGCGCGGTGCCCGGCACGCCGCCGATCTGGCTGGGCGACCTCGAGCGGGTCGGCTTCAACCCGCGGCTGCTCGACCACGGCGGTGCGCCGTGA
- a CDS encoding P-loop NTPase family protein — protein MAVVALTSARGAPGVTTAALAMAMLWPRPVVLVEADVAGSSSILAGYLRGTIPPDRGLVSLAVAHRRGVLDEKFYDQTIALIENRVRLVPGLVNAQQAASMDKLWSPLSIVLANLERTGTDVIVDAGRLGMRHGPMPLLRSADAVLLVTRTTLPAVSSARARVNLLREDLVELGQGDDTLAMLLIGEGQPYRAREIHSALSVPVLASVAWDQAASDSLSVGAAYGRRFAAAPLFRSTRVVIGAVHELIDRHRTRLAPAAESLMEEHTYG, from the coding sequence ATGGCGGTCGTCGCTCTCACCTCGGCCCGAGGCGCACCCGGCGTCACGACCGCGGCGCTGGCCATGGCCATGCTGTGGCCGCGGCCGGTCGTGCTGGTCGAGGCCGACGTCGCCGGGAGCAGCAGCATCCTCGCGGGGTACCTGCGCGGCACCATCCCACCCGACCGCGGGCTGGTCAGCCTGGCCGTCGCGCACCGGCGCGGCGTGCTGGACGAGAAGTTCTACGACCAGACCATCGCGTTGATCGAGAACCGCGTCCGGCTGGTCCCGGGGCTGGTCAACGCCCAGCAGGCGGCCAGCATGGACAAGCTGTGGTCGCCGCTGAGCATCGTGCTGGCGAACCTGGAGCGCACCGGCACCGACGTCATCGTCGACGCCGGGCGGCTGGGCATGCGCCACGGGCCGATGCCGCTGCTGCGCTCGGCCGACGCCGTCCTGCTGGTGACGCGCACGACGCTGCCGGCCGTCAGCTCGGCGCGGGCCCGGGTGAACCTGCTGCGCGAGGACCTCGTCGAGCTGGGCCAGGGCGACGACACGCTGGCGATGCTGCTGATCGGCGAGGGCCAGCCGTACCGCGCCCGCGAGATCCACTCCGCCCTGAGCGTCCCGGTGCTGGCCTCCGTGGCCTGGGATCAGGCGGCCTCCGACTCGCTCAGCGTGGGTGCGGCGTACGGACGGCGATTCGCGGCGGCCCCGCTGTTCCGCAGCACGCGGGTCGTCATCGGCGCCGTGCACGAGCTGATCGACCGCCATCGCACCCGCCTCGCTCCGGCCGCGGAGTCCCTGATGGAGGAGCACACCTATGGCTGA
- a CDS encoding SAF domain-containing protein: MSSPPTHQPVPDHLDDEFDIAEAKLEPAVAAPPKQRRRPALIGLGVALVALGGLGAAWLATSMSDTVEVIAVREDVARGEQITEDDLTTASINADPALDPIRNTRRDEVVGQYASVDLPAGTLVTENSFSGSVQPAEGESMVGVAVTAAQLPSEPLRPGDTVRIVDTPNPQDNPPGSTPDSIEARVVSTTTDEETGQRMVNVVLPEVRAADLAARVATTRIVVILLSRAGGE; the protein is encoded by the coding sequence ATGAGTTCGCCCCCCACCCATCAGCCGGTACCCGATCACCTCGACGACGAGTTCGACATCGCCGAGGCCAAGCTGGAACCGGCCGTCGCCGCACCGCCGAAGCAGCGCCGCAGGCCGGCGTTGATCGGCCTCGGCGTGGCACTGGTCGCCCTCGGCGGCCTCGGCGCGGCCTGGCTGGCGACGAGCATGAGCGACACGGTCGAGGTCATCGCGGTGCGCGAGGACGTCGCCCGCGGCGAGCAGATCACCGAGGACGACCTCACGACGGCGAGCATCAACGCCGACCCGGCGCTCGACCCGATCCGCAACACCCGCAGGGACGAGGTGGTCGGCCAGTACGCGTCCGTCGACCTCCCGGCCGGCACGCTGGTCACCGAGAACTCCTTCAGCGGCAGCGTCCAGCCGGCCGAGGGCGAGTCGATGGTCGGCGTCGCGGTCACCGCCGCCCAGCTGCCCAGCGAGCCGCTGCGTCCCGGCGACACCGTCCGCATCGTGGACACCCCGAATCCGCAGGACAACCCGCCGGGCTCGACGCCCGACTCGATCGAGGCGAGGGTCGTGTCGACCACGACCGACGAGGAGACCGGGCAGCGGATGGTGAACGTCGTCCTGCCCGAGGTGCGCGCCGCCGATCTCGCCGCCCGCGTCGCCACCACCCGCATCGTCGTCATCCTGTTGTCGCGAGCGGGGGGTGAGTGA
- a CDS encoding conjugal transfer protein, whose product MKTNWGFGPPKEPKEPKGTDGEGPRDTAAADTARSEQHTWTGGSQLATRVVVGLLWAALIAGPLALALQVLLPENRPVVRQDGYVDRIGEAAAVSEFAERAVVAWLETPAERSDALRAYFGDLGLSRADVPWTTSGSAVAEIVKDDSGLWSVTVGVDAAEGKPPADAEPAAEPAEDTAETPAETPAEDDANAEDDAGEGEDGEAEPVQRITAGRLYFQVPVLYVDGEMIAQALPSPVPAPDEFDQLASAYDHGLASDHPAFARVANFLSAMLVSGDQASLEAYSSPGTSFRVLNPVPYAGVQVETIVAAGGDAPSEEPSDGETAEVQANVTLSGSNGEELGAQYALVLQAREGRWEVAQLRTSPALAEPVPLPEPVPVTPTPTPGTSTSQGTSSQGPSQTPSDEPTREAGSDPPTGSTTESP is encoded by the coding sequence ATGAAGACCAACTGGGGCTTCGGGCCGCCGAAAGAGCCGAAGGAGCCGAAGGGCACCGACGGCGAGGGCCCGCGTGACACCGCCGCCGCCGACACGGCGCGCTCCGAGCAGCACACGTGGACGGGCGGCTCCCAGCTCGCCACCCGCGTGGTGGTCGGGTTGCTGTGGGCCGCGTTGATCGCCGGACCGCTGGCGCTGGCGCTTCAGGTACTACTCCCCGAGAACCGCCCGGTGGTCCGGCAGGACGGCTACGTCGACCGCATCGGTGAGGCGGCCGCCGTCAGCGAGTTCGCCGAGCGCGCCGTCGTCGCCTGGCTCGAGACGCCGGCCGAGCGGTCCGACGCGCTGCGCGCCTACTTCGGCGACCTCGGCCTCAGCCGGGCCGACGTCCCGTGGACCACCTCCGGGTCGGCCGTCGCCGAGATCGTCAAGGACGACAGCGGCCTGTGGTCGGTCACGGTCGGCGTCGACGCGGCCGAGGGAAAGCCGCCGGCCGACGCCGAACCCGCGGCGGAGCCCGCCGAGGACACGGCGGAGACTCCGGCCGAGACCCCCGCCGAGGACGATGCCAACGCCGAGGACGACGCCGGCGAAGGCGAGGACGGCGAGGCAGAGCCGGTCCAGCGCATCACCGCCGGCCGCCTCTACTTCCAGGTGCCGGTCCTCTACGTCGACGGCGAGATGATCGCGCAGGCGCTGCCCTCGCCGGTCCCGGCGCCCGACGAGTTCGACCAGCTGGCCTCGGCCTACGACCACGGGCTCGCCTCCGACCACCCCGCGTTCGCCCGGGTGGCCAACTTCCTCAGCGCCATGCTCGTCAGCGGCGACCAGGCCTCGCTCGAGGCCTACAGCAGCCCGGGCACGTCGTTCCGCGTGCTGAACCCGGTGCCCTACGCCGGCGTCCAGGTCGAGACCATCGTCGCCGCCGGCGGTGACGCACCGAGCGAGGAGCCGTCCGACGGCGAGACCGCCGAGGTGCAGGCCAACGTCACGCTGAGCGGCTCCAACGGCGAAGAGCTGGGCGCCCAGTACGCCCTGGTGCTGCAGGCCCGCGAGGGACGCTGGGAGGTCGCCCAGCTCCGCACATCGCCCGCGCTGGCCGAGCCGGTCCCGCTGCCCGAGCCGGTGCCGGTCACCCCCACCCCGACTCCTGGGACGAGCACCTCGCAGGGGACCTCGTCCCAGGGCCCAAGCCAGACACCGTCCGACGAACCGACGAGGGAGGCCGGATCAGACCCACCGACAGGGTCGACCACCGAGTCGCCCTAG
- a CDS encoding ATP-binding protein, which produces MRSPARAMAGHLLWSRGGTVWATWRLQALPYGFRPDKDKHGVRAAHQALLRALPGEALLVGACAALDPAAIVERMITGIPLEHCPEWAAECEATLDTLDDLALGQRTFWLSAPLRNGGRFGNLGESFRAAVDDFRDQLALPRHGISPAELKVRTEQARKVELGIPAVFRPRPASVAQLVWLYQHTMQRGLFADMDLPETRADHEAAVIPRHGVLWPDALMDEGGQAELDRKQLKSWNPLRRKYLKITQPDQPDAVSYQGLLALADTPADGMVFPGGEYLGRVDDAGLDVDWAVRLHTRTREEVIARNRRAVANLNDQFLQQEGQLTTGMHAIERSARDLAEYEALLSADDLEVEVEATVIFCVAGRTGEQVMEQAKELQAFYGASGFKLTHPLGAQEDLWWAMLPGAPLSKSVREFAQITTSHSFSASVPVVTCDIGDSKGSLLGLNISTGQTGVVHHDPAGATTRLDVSGSLAIAGELGAGKSVALKKIAADTVDRGGRFIALDRTESGEWVTMARALTTPTVVSVVEPTMSMDPLRVFDRHTGSRVAQSFLTPLLNVSPTSERGVLLSEVLEVGYLARHGIRGLGDLTKHLLESCTLDGAYELGRLMNVFARKEFGRVIFDTSLPPVELSDRAIVFWTRTLELPDRDELQHAHLFEQMKLEKIFGRAMYALMASMGRQVCFGDRSELALFIVDEAHHVTASPEGEREITVFVRDGRKHQAAVALGSHDPESDFGDATLRGLIPTRILMRHRDKTLAKRGLKWLDLDPDDESLVALITEHTSPVGPDGVPEMRRGEALMRDALGNVARIKVMPPSRPERFEAMKTSPPEVVIGGRTVGGAGARLDGALAARAGVPALEGGDGPPELEAGTVGSRPA; this is translated from the coding sequence ATGCGTAGTCCGGCGCGGGCCATGGCCGGCCATCTGCTCTGGTCGCGGGGCGGGACGGTGTGGGCGACGTGGCGGCTGCAGGCGTTGCCGTACGGGTTCCGTCCCGACAAGGACAAGCACGGTGTGCGGGCGGCGCACCAGGCGCTGCTGCGGGCGCTGCCCGGCGAGGCGCTGCTGGTGGGTGCCTGCGCGGCGCTCGACCCGGCGGCCATCGTCGAGCGGATGATCACCGGCATCCCGCTGGAGCACTGCCCCGAGTGGGCGGCCGAGTGCGAGGCCACCCTCGACACCCTCGACGACCTCGCACTGGGCCAGCGGACGTTCTGGCTGAGCGCCCCGCTGCGCAACGGCGGCCGGTTCGGCAACCTCGGCGAGTCCTTCCGGGCCGCCGTCGACGACTTCCGCGACCAGCTCGCGCTGCCGCGTCACGGCATCTCGCCGGCCGAGCTCAAGGTGCGCACCGAACAGGCCCGCAAGGTCGAGCTCGGCATCCCCGCCGTGTTCCGGCCCCGGCCGGCCTCCGTGGCCCAGCTGGTCTGGCTGTACCAGCACACGATGCAGCGCGGCCTGTTCGCCGACATGGACCTCCCCGAGACCCGGGCCGACCACGAGGCCGCCGTCATCCCCCGTCACGGCGTCCTGTGGCCCGACGCGCTGATGGACGAGGGCGGCCAGGCCGAGCTCGACCGCAAGCAGCTCAAGAGCTGGAACCCGCTGCGCCGCAAGTACCTCAAGATCACCCAGCCCGACCAGCCCGACGCCGTGTCCTACCAGGGCCTGCTGGCGCTGGCCGACACGCCGGCCGACGGCATGGTCTTCCCCGGCGGCGAGTACCTCGGCCGGGTCGACGACGCCGGCCTCGACGTCGACTGGGCGGTGCGGCTGCACACCCGCACGCGGGAAGAGGTCATCGCGCGCAACCGCCGCGCCGTCGCGAACCTCAACGACCAGTTCCTCCAGCAGGAGGGCCAGCTGACCACGGGCATGCACGCCATCGAGCGGTCCGCGCGCGATCTCGCCGAGTACGAGGCGCTGTTGTCGGCCGACGATCTCGAGGTCGAGGTCGAGGCGACGGTCATCTTCTGCGTCGCCGGGCGCACCGGCGAGCAGGTCATGGAGCAGGCCAAGGAGCTGCAGGCGTTCTACGGAGCCTCCGGGTTCAAGCTGACGCACCCGCTGGGCGCCCAGGAGGACCTGTGGTGGGCCATGCTGCCGGGTGCGCCGTTGTCCAAGTCGGTCCGCGAGTTCGCCCAGATCACCACGTCGCACTCCTTCTCCGCGTCGGTCCCGGTGGTCACCTGCGACATCGGCGACAGCAAGGGCAGCCTGCTCGGCCTGAACATCTCCACCGGCCAGACCGGCGTCGTGCACCACGACCCGGCCGGGGCGACCACCCGTCTCGACGTCTCCGGCTCACTCGCGATTGCGGGTGAGCTGGGCGCCGGCAAGTCGGTGGCGTTGAAGAAGATCGCCGCCGACACCGTCGACCGCGGTGGCCGGTTCATCGCGTTGGACCGCACCGAGTCCGGTGAGTGGGTGACGATGGCCCGCGCGCTCACCACCCCGACCGTGGTGTCCGTCGTCGAGCCGACGATGAGCATGGACCCGCTGCGGGTGTTCGACCGGCACACCGGGTCGCGGGTGGCGCAGTCGTTCCTGACGCCGCTGCTGAACGTGTCGCCGACGTCGGAACGCGGCGTGCTGCTGTCGGAGGTGCTCGAGGTCGGGTACCTCGCCCGGCACGGCATCCGCGGCCTGGGTGACCTCACCAAGCACCTGCTCGAGAGCTGCACCCTGGACGGTGCCTACGAGCTGGGCCGGCTGATGAACGTCTTCGCCCGCAAGGAGTTCGGCCGCGTCATCTTCGACACCTCGCTGCCGCCGGTCGAGCTCAGCGACCGCGCGATCGTGTTCTGGACCCGCACGCTGGAACTGCCCGACCGCGACGAGTTGCAGCATGCGCACCTGTTCGAGCAGATGAAGCTGGAGAAGATCTTCGGCCGGGCGATGTACGCGCTGATGGCCAGCATGGGCCGGCAGGTCTGCTTCGGCGACCGCTCCGAACTGGCGCTGTTCATCGTGGACGAGGCCCACCACGTCACCGCCTCACCCGAAGGCGAGCGGGAGATCACCGTGTTCGTCCGCGACGGCCGCAAGCACCAGGCGGCGGTCGCGTTGGGCAGCCATGACCCCGAGAGCGACTTCGGCGACGCGACGTTGCGAGGCCTGATCCCGACCCGCATCCTGATGCGGCACCGCGACAAGACGCTGGCCAAACGTGGCCTGAAGTGGCTCGACCTCGACCCCGACGACGAGTCGCTGGTGGCCTTGATCACCGAGCACACCAGCCCGGTCGGACCGGACGGCGTGCCGGAGATGCGCCGCGGTGAGGCGCTGATGCGCGACGCGCTGGGCAACGTCGCCCGCATCAAGGTCATGCCGCCCTCGCGGCCCGAACGCTTCGAGGCCATGAAGACCTCGCCGCCGGAGGTCGTCATCGGCGGCCGGACGGTGGGTGGCGCCGGCGCCCGGCTCGACGGCGCGCTCGCGGCCCGAGCCGGCGTTCCCGCGCTCGAGGGCGGCGACGGCCCGCCCGAACTGGAGGCCGGCACCGTCGGGTCGAGGCCCGCATGA